Genomic DNA from Leptospira inadai serovar Lyme str. 10:
AACACCGTCGAGTGTAAGAAATTCGGAAACGATGATTCTTCTCATTTGATGACTCCTTTTTCAATCTATGATATTTTACTTATCCATTTAAACCGAGAAGGGTGGACGAAACGATTCGTCCCACGATCCGGGTCTCGTCGTGCCGGATAACATTCATTTTTGGAATATTACCGCCGATTCCCTTCCCGATTTCCATTATCTTCAAAACCCGTTTATGATCCGTCTGCTCCGTTAGAAATATGGATCTTCTATTTAAACAGAAGAGTTCTACTTGCCGGTCTTAACGCCCAGGAAGCTGCCACTAAAACCAGAGCGATTAACGGCGTAATGATATGAACCACAGCATTGCCTACGAAGGCGTTCGAGGCGGCAGCGGCAGTAAGATTGAACACCATTCCTGCGTAGGCCCATTCCTTCACTAATGGGAATCGCGGTACGACGATGGCAATGGCGCCTAGTATTTTCCAAAAACCTAAAATCAGCGCGAAATAGAGAGGATATCCTAGTTGACTCATA
This window encodes:
- a CDS encoding DoxX family protein, coding for MKNEKIKSIVYWIATSLIAANYMFGGVIYLSRNAEVAAGMSQLGYPLYFALILGFWKILGAIAIVVPRFPLVKEWAYAGMVFNLTAAAASNAFVGNAVVHIITPLIALVLVAASWALRPASRTLLFK